In Candidatus Poribacteria bacterium, the DNA window CGAAGAAGCTCTGGAGAACGTTGACGAGGTTTCTCGGTTCGGTGATGTCTAAGTCCAGTTGCAGCTGCCCGTGTTGATAAAGCAGCGCGTGTGTCGGGGACTGGAAGACGATATTTTTGGAAGGGTAGCCCGCGGCGAATTTCTTATCCGTTTCGACGTAAAGATCATCCTGTGTATCTTTTGCTTCCCAATAGCCATAAGGCAGCCCGAAGGTATCAACGACTTCGCCATCGGGTGTTATCCGTCTGTTCTCCGGTGTGTAATGTGTCTTTTCACAAACGAGGATGAGGTCTGCCTGTCGGCAGTAGTGTTGGAGGAGACTCTGGAATGCCGTTCGGACTGCGCCTTCATGTGCTGCGCCGATGCTGTCGTATTCTTGGAGCTCGGCATAGTAATTTTTGATGGATTTGTGGGTGGGTTTGATGTTGAGATGGGGCATAGCATTTTTAATACAGATTTATCCCGATACTAAAAGCGGTATCAGAACTCTCAAAAGAAAATAGAAGAGATCCGATGATGCTCGTCGTCTTTGACATCTGAATTTCTACCCCGGCTTCTCCTAAAATACTACTATCGCTCACAGTTTCTTCAAATCCTGTCCATTGCCGCTCTGTAACATCCCAAGCACTTGAATAATATACGCCAAAAAATGGGGTTATACCCCATCTTGATTTCGTACCCAACCGTTTTAAAACACCACCGCCACCGGTAAGTCCAAGTATCCGTGTTTTAACGAACGTCTCACTTGTTGCAGCATTCACAGTCCGGGAAAACATAGCACTAAAACTCCCCTGAAGAAAATAATCTAAGCCTGTCTGCCCCAACGAGTTAATTCGGACTACCGACAGTCCAACCACAGGAGCTGGCGGAATTTCTAACATTCTATTGTACACATCATCCTCAATAAGGGCAACTCCCCCTGCGAAAGAAATTCTTAAATCCCTGTCAATTCCGTAATCAAGGCTACCAGTTATTGTGTTGATATTTTCGGTTGTACTAAACCCAAGTTCAAGCCCCGTCCTGCCTTTCGGGAGTTTGTATATACTTGTCTGAGCGTAAGCAGTAATAGGGAGTAAAGCGAAAAAGAAGATGATGTAGCGGTGTACTTTTTTTAACTGCACTTTTATCGCTCCTTTTAAAAAAGACGTTTGAAGTCTGCTCGCGTCGCGCTTAACAATTTACCGTGTCAACTGGATGATAATACCCACGCCGCTGATGACGATGTAGGCGAAGGTACTGACGAGACCCCAGTTGACTTGGAACTTCTTTTTAATCTCTAAAATGTCACCGGGGTAGAGTAGCATTTGCCGTGCCTCACCTTCAGCTGGGTTGAATGTGAAAGGTGTTTCTATGGTTGTACCATCACGCCGGTGGATGAGGACCTCTTCACGGTTGGCAGAAACCTCGAATCCACCAGCGAGTGCAAGTGCCCGCGCAATGGTCAAAGGACCGCGAACACGTTGCGCGCCCGGGGCGCGAACGTACCCCGTTACATAGATAGGCTCAACCTTAAAGACATTAGGGACAAACAAGACATCACCGTCTGATAAAGATGGAAGCTCGACACCCCTTGGCGGCGATTTCCAAAACTGTTCGGAGAGGTTGAATTCGGAGAGTGACCCGCTTTTTGCGACCTTCACAACAGCGGTCAGATCAGCTTCTCGATCGGGGCCGCCAGCGCGGGCAAGTGCTTGCCTGATACCAATGTTTCCACGCACAAAAAGTTTTCCGGGGTTTTGTACCTGCCCTTGCACTTCAACAACCGCCAGTGGCATAATATACACCAAATCGTTGATGTTGACGCGGATATTGCGGTCAGGATGGTTTGTTGAGAGGTCGTAGGTTTCAACTTTTTGGGTTGTATCGGTGCGAATTAATTGGACACCTTGGCGATCAGCGTTCTCTGCCATACCGCCCGCGAGCGCGATGGCACGGTATAAATCGATATCGGTCTCCGGCGAAATGGTATAACGTCCGGGGGTTTTCACTGCACCGCCGACGAAGACTCCGTTTTCTTGGGACACCAAGGACACCATAACAACAGGGTTGCTAATGTGCTTGAGAAACTCGCGAATCCGATGATTGACCGTTGTCACTGTAGCCCCAGCAACATCAAACTCGCCGCCGAAGTAGTTGATTCTACCGTCCCCACGGACCTGCACGGAATGCGTATATTCCGGCTGCCCGATGACAGTAATTAGAAGAGTATCACCTTTCTTGATACGGTAAACATCGCTAAAAAGTGTGGGAGTCGCAATGCAAAAAAGTAAAATAAGGCAGGCTTGTAAACTTCGGAAAAAGTAGACCATAGCGTTTTTCTGAGAAGATGTCATTTGGGTATGTTCAGAATCACCAGCCACAATCTCTTCTCACAGCACCTTTCAACTTGTGTCAATTTGAGGTTTCGTTGGTTTCAAAGATAGTGAGTTGAGCCGCTGTTGATTCAAACCGTTTGTGGATACCGATCCTTTTGTTAGGTCGCCGCCGCCAATGCTCTTTGACATAACTTCCGTTCCGCCTACGATGTCCTCGGACATAGACTTTCCCAGCCATGCGGACATGCGCTTTTGCTTCCTTAATGAGGTAGAGTTGCTTGGCTTTCATAACGATCTGCTTGTGTGCCTTATTATTCTTCCTTCAACGAATCGAAATAGGCTTTGAGACATACCCGGGCGCGTGGGACTAAATTAACCGGCACAAGGACATCACCCCATTCCGACTGGGAGGCGTTGCCTTTTACGCCACCATAATTAGGCACCTCATGGCAGCGCAAATAGACCGGAATCCCCTCATCTTCTAAGACGCTCTGAAGGATATTTCCTGCTAATTCGTTCGGCACAGATTCAAGGGCGTACCAGTCCCCGTATTCCGGGATCTCGGTTTGTGCTGCTTGCGGCACGAGGTATACTTGACAATCCGGACATGTTGAGATTGCTTCTTTATATGTAGTGTTGCATTGTGGGCAAAACGGCATGGTGTTTTCTCCATGTAAACGGGCGAGGTGTTTTTGATAGGGTGTTTCCCATAGGAAACCTCGCCAGTAAAAGAGGACAGGGTTTTGTACGACGCCACACCACGGTGCTTTTACGTTAAGCGGGTTCTCGTTGGTACATTCACATTATTATAACCCAAGTTGCTACCAACGGATTTTGAGCATTGTAACGCGGTTTTTCCGACACTTTCTTCACCCCGTAGGGGTGTTATATCTATAGAAACAGCATATTTAAGCGACCGCACTCCGTAGGAGTGCTATGTAGATAAATAGGTGGCAACTTGCGTTATTATAGTAACACACGTGCGAGAATTTGTCAAATGTTAAAATTAGAAGCAGTCAGCAATTAGCCATCAGCCGTCAGCAATTTCTGTCCGAGTAGGCACATATTCAAGAGGTTTTTGAAATCTTCAAGGTTTCCTCGTAAATCCGGGGCGGTTCCAAACCGAACCTACCGGACCTGCGGATTGAGACATTAGAATTTCCAGAGACGTAGTGCCGTTTTGCCTAACACCCATTCCCGGTCTTCTGGTGTAAAGAAATCCATCTCATCTCGGACAACCGCCAAGGTTTCTGCATAACTGGCACGGCTGAGACAGACGGGCCAATCAGTACCCCACATGAGTCGCGAACCGCCGAAGGCGCGATATACTTCCTTAACCTGTTCAAATGTGTCCGACCATGGGTACCCTGTTTTCGAGATTGACCACGTATGGCTTATTTTGACATAGACGCGAGGAAATTTTGCAAGATTGAGCAGTAATTCAAGTTTTTCAGGCGCATCAGGCGAGCAGCTCGCCATGTGGTCTACCACGACATCGAGATCCGGGTGCTGCTCCAAAAGCGGCACAAGATCGACCAATCGCTCGGCTCCAGTGAGCATAAGCAGTGGTACACCGAGTGTTTCGGCACGACTAAAGATAGGCGGCATTAACGGTCCTGTGAACCAATCACCGGCGGGTCCGACAGACGGACTCAGCCGCACGCCATGGAAACCGTGCTCTTCTGTCCAACGGCTGAGATGTTCCGGTGCCGCCGGGTCTTCGGGGTTGATCCGACACACGCCCATGAATTTATCGGGATACCTTTTCATAACGTCCGCGGCGTAACTATTATCCCATCGATAGTGGATGACTTGAACGAGGACGGTTTTTTCTACATCATTTGCTGCCATTAGTTCCAAAAGCATCTCTGCGGTAGCGTCCTCGGTGGGCGGACTTGTTGTCTCCGGTGCCCACGGAAACTGCGGATCGTTTTTCCAAACATGAACATGTGGATCAATAATTCTCATATCTCTAATGACTCCTTCGGTTTTTTGAAATATCCGTATAGACCTAAAGGTACACAGTAAAGTAGAATCAGGATGTGCAGGCTAAACCCTGTGACAGTCGCTACTTCTATAGAGGTCCCGAAATGTGATAGCAGCCAGACGAACGGAAACTCTGTCGTCCCGAAGTTGCCAATCGTTTGGACAGGCAAAAGATTAAAGACGTTGGTAAATGCAAGTGCAAACAACACCTGCGTTATTGGTACATCAACCCCCATTTCAACAACAAGGTAGCACTGAAATCCGAATCGGATTACAAGGCACATCAAAGAATATGCCCACACCTCCAAAAACCGTCGATTCAATCGGAACGCCGTGAGTTCCTGCAGCACCTGTAACCCCTTATCGACAATCCATGAAACCGCTCGCTTTTCAAGGCGTAATAGCGGTCTCGCGCATCGGTCAGCGAGTTTCATACAGACCTTCGGCGCGACAGAGACGAAAACGACGACCGAAATTAAACCGCTTCCTATAAGAAGGGGCATGAGATACAGAACAATGCCAGTGAAGGTATCCCGAAGTTCAGCACGCAGGAGCCACCCGGTTGCAATCACTAAACCCATTAACAATATCAAATCAATCAGACTTGCTACCAGCAGCGAAGCAATCCCTTGTGTTGCTTCCACTTTCTGCCGACGTTGCATCAGATAGACATAAGAGACATCCCCTGTCCGCATCGGGAGGATATTGCCCCAAAAGGTATGCAACGCTAAAATTGGAAAAATCTGATGTAGACTGCTATCAAGATTCAGCAGTGCTCGGAACCGTGAGGCTTTCGCCAGAACTAACAAACAGTAGCATGTGAATCCGATTAAGAGTGCCTTTATTGACAATCGACGCAGGGTTTGCGGTATCTCTTGAAGGTCAATCTCTTTTAAGAGGAAGTAGGTTATGATGACTGCGAGTAGCGTTGGTAAGCCGATCTTGGCAATCCGCTGGAATTGTTCTCTGTTCAAAGGCACGCTCGCTATGGGTTATGATTGATTTTTCTGTTTTATAGAATTTGTATTATGGTATCCGTTGAAGGTTTAATTGTCAAGATTTCTTTTAAAGACTTGCTTTTTAGTTTGTGGCATTCTATAATATGCATCTTACAATTGTCTGATTTTTATAGAAACGCGGTATCATTTCATCTCATGGATAACAATCAAGACACCTCAAAAACTTCCACTCGGAAACAGTTCTATTTTCTCACGTTATCACATACCGTTCTCGATTCCTACGCGACGCTTCTCTCACATTTGCAACCGCTCCTGCTGACGAAGTTAGCCACAGCTGCGACACGGAATAGCTTAGCGGGGAACTTCGTTTCAATTTACAGCGTATTTAGCTCATTCGGACAGATAGTCTTTGGATGGCTATCAGATCGTGTGCGAACAGTGCATTTTCTGACAATAGGCGTGGCCTTTAGTGCGCTCGGTTTAAGTCTATTGTGGCTTGCGCCATCTGTTAATATTGTGTATCTGTTGTTAGCTATCGGTGGTATTGGGGTCGCTGCATTCCACCCACAGGCGACGACTTATGCAGGTGCGCTCGCTTCAGAACAGAGAGGGATGGGTATCTCCATATTTCTAACAGGTGGAAACGTTGGACGTGCACTCGGGCCGCTGGTACTCCTGTTTATCCCGTACCGTTTCGGCTTGGAATACCTTGTTTGGGAAATGATACCCGGTTTACTCGTGGCGTTGCTGTTACCAAAAGTATTAAAATTTGAGAAGGCACTCGATTTAACTGTCAGCACGAGCGGCACACCAAGCGACGATCAAATCCCGCAAGAACCGTTTTGGCGTGTTGCTTCACCGCGCCTGCTCCCCATCATTGTGCTATTCGTTATTGCGGCGATGCGAACCGTTACACTCACCGGTATCGAAACCTTTCTTTCTGTCCATTTAGCCGATCAAGGCTACTCAGACCAAGGGCGTTCTCTGGTCATCGCCCTCTTTATTTTCGCCGGGTCAATGGGTATTTTGTCAAGTGGATGGCTGATGAGTCGCGTCAACACTTATGTTTTGTTATTGGTATCACTTCTCGGTGCGCCGCCCCTTCTTTACTGGTCGTTACACACGGACGGGTTCAGTTTCCTCGCACTCCTCTTTTTAGGCAACGTCATTCTTACGAGTTCGATAACTGTTAACATTATTCTCGCGCAGATCATGTTGCGCGGACATGAAAACATCGCCTCCGGTTTAATGATGGGTGCCGCGTGGGGTGTCGGTGGCTTTTTGAATAAAATTGTTGGTGTTTTAGGAGACCAATACGGTTTGCCGATTGTGTTAGACGGTTTGGTGATGCTCCCGTTGGTCCTTGCACCGCTCTTGATCCTGTTACGCGATCAACCAGATTTGTCGAAACCAAGCGTCTAAAGTCGCTTCTTAAAAATTCCACAGCAGACTCAAAAAATGTGTGCTAATCAGGTCACCGAAGAGGAGCGCGTAATCGAGCCGAAACTGGCGAAGTTGGATACCGATGCCGCTTGTAAGACGGCTCTCGCGGTAGCCGAGGCGTAAAGCTAAAGGTTTGCTAATCTGATACTCTATACCGAGATGCATCTGACCACCATAGCGTTGCTGCCACTGGTAAGAGAGGATCAATTCTCGATTGAAAACACGACTGTTAGTATACGCCACCCCTATATTCCAATTCGCAGGAATAGATTCTTTCGGCGCAGACAGCGTGTTCCACGTCAAAGTCGTCTTTGAAATGTCCTGAAGATTGACACCGAAGGAGAGACTACCGAAGTTCTCCA includes these proteins:
- a CDS encoding SLBB domain-containing protein — its product is MAGDSEHTQMTSSQKNAMVYFFRSLQACLILLFCIATPTLFSDVYRIKKGDTLLITVIGQPEYTHSVQVRGDGRINYFGGEFDVAGATVTTVNHRIREFLKHISNPVVMVSLVSQENGVFVGGAVKTPGRYTISPETDIDLYRAIALAGGMAENADRQGVQLIRTDTTQKVETYDLSTNHPDRNIRVNINDLVYIMPLAVVEVQGQVQNPGKLFVRGNIGIRQALARAGGPDREADLTAVVKVAKSGSLSEFNLSEQFWKSPPRGVELPSLSDGDVLFVPNVFKVEPIYVTGYVRAPGAQRVRGPLTIARALALAGGFEVSANREEVLIHRRDGTTIETPFTFNPAEGEARQMLLYPGDILEIKKKFQVNWGLVSTFAYIVISGVGIIIQLTR
- a CDS encoding amidohydrolase family protein, producing the protein MRIIDPHVHVWKNDPQFPWAPETTSPPTEDATAEMLLELMAANDVEKTVLVQVIHYRWDNSYAADVMKRYPDKFMGVCRINPEDPAAPEHLSRWTEEHGFHGVRLSPSVGPAGDWFTGPLMPPIFSRAETLGVPLLMLTGAERLVDLVPLLEQHPDLDVVVDHMASCSPDAPEKLELLLNLAKFPRVYVKISHTWSISKTGYPWSDTFEQVKEVYRAFGGSRLMWGTDWPVCLSRASYAETLAVVRDEMDFFTPEDREWVLGKTALRLWKF
- a CDS encoding lysylphosphatidylglycerol synthase transmembrane domain-containing protein, which codes for MNREQFQRIAKIGLPTLLAVIITYFLLKEIDLQEIPQTLRRLSIKALLIGFTCYCLLVLAKASRFRALLNLDSSLHQIFPILALHTFWGNILPMRTGDVSYVYLMQRRQKVEATQGIASLLVASLIDLILLMGLVIATGWLLRAELRDTFTGIVLYLMPLLIGSGLISVVVFVSVAPKVCMKLADRCARPLLRLEKRAVSWIVDKGLQVLQELTAFRLNRRFLEVWAYSLMCLVIRFGFQCYLVVEMGVDVPITQVLFALAFTNVFNLLPVQTIGNFGTTEFPFVWLLSHFGTSIEVATVTGFSLHILILLYCVPLGLYGYFKKPKESLEI
- a CDS encoding MFS transporter gives rise to the protein MDNNQDTSKTSTRKQFYFLTLSHTVLDSYATLLSHLQPLLLTKLATAATRNSLAGNFVSIYSVFSSFGQIVFGWLSDRVRTVHFLTIGVAFSALGLSLLWLAPSVNIVYLLLAIGGIGVAAFHPQATTYAGALASEQRGMGISIFLTGGNVGRALGPLVLLFIPYRFGLEYLVWEMIPGLLVALLLPKVLKFEKALDLTVSTSGTPSDDQIPQEPFWRVASPRLLPIIVLFVIAAMRTVTLTGIETFLSVHLADQGYSDQGRSLVIALFIFAGSMGILSSGWLMSRVNTYVLLLVSLLGAPPLLYWSLHTDGFSFLALLFLGNVILTSSITVNIILAQIMLRGHENIASGLMMGAAWGVGGFLNKIVGVLGDQYGLPIVLDGLVMLPLVLAPLLILLRDQPDLSKPSV